In Montipora capricornis isolate CH-2021 chromosome 4, ASM3666992v2, whole genome shotgun sequence, a single genomic region encodes these proteins:
- the LOC138046132 gene encoding adenosine receptor A3-like codes for MQNLTGIITSEEHYCSSTPTEPKTKIIFSAINIPLSITAFVGNVLVIAFLPKVSSLHPPSKLLLGCLASTDLCVGLVAQPLYIILLLSSEYSKPCYYSRALFNSTCATFCAVSLMTLTAISVDRLLALTLGLQYRQVVTLRRVWVIVVCVWLYSTKNAVISIYHLPIGYSIFAIEVILCIIVSTCCYTKIYQVLRQNQVHLQDNVHQGQQNGEQIALNVARYRKTVSTALWVQITLVACYLPFASVAVVVFFYGPLPNLAWHPPLALVMLNSTLSPFLYCWKIREMKQAVKDTITQMCCFCN; via the coding sequence ATGCAGAACCTAACTGGAATTATTACAAGTGAAGAGCATTATTGCTCGTCGACTCCTACCGAACCAAAGACAAAGATCATTTTTTCAGCAATTAATATCCCTCTTTCCATCACTGCGTTTGTGGGGAATGTTCTCGTCATTGCTTTTCTTCCAAAGGTTTCGTCCCTTCATCCGCCATCAAAACTGTTGTTGGGTTGCCTTGCTAGCACCGATCTTTGTGTGGGCCTCGTTGCGCAGCCTCTTTATATCATCCTCCTCTTGTCTTCTGAATACTCCAAACCTTGTTATTATTCAAGGGCCCTTTTTAATTCGACTTGTGCAACCTTTTGTGCCGTATCTTTGATGACACTGACTGCAATAAGTGTGGACCGACTTCTCGCTCTGACGTTGGGGCTTCAGTACAGACAGGTGGTAACTTTGAGGAGGGTATGGGTCATTGTTGTCTGCGTTTGGCTTTACagcacaaagaatgccgtgatATCAATTTACCATCTACCCATTGGTTATAGCATCTTTGCTATAGAGGTGATCCTGTGTATAATAGTCTCGACCTGCTGCTACACGAAGATTTATCAAGTACTTCGCCAAAACCAAGTTCACTTACAGGACAATGTACATCAAGGACAACAGAACGGGGAACAAATTGCACTGAATGTAGCACGATACAGAAAGACAGTATCCACGGCATTGTGGGTGCAGATTACATTAGTGGCTTGCTATCTCCCATTTGCCTCAGTGGCAGTCGTAGTATTCTTTTATGGCCCTCTCCCCAACCTCGCATGGCATCCCCCATTAGCTCTTGTTATGTTGAACTCGACTTTAAGTCCATTTCTTTACTGTTGGAAGATAAGGGAAATGAAACAAGCAGTGAAGGACACCATCACACAAATGTGTTGTTTCTGCAATTAA
- the LOC138045587 gene encoding adenosine receptor A3-like, producing MKPDFTEIGNCTRIQEFCFLASLKEPLPTTISALNILLSITALLGNVLIFVALRKVSSLHPPSKLLFGCLASTDFCVGLFSHPLFVTFIFAREHSKLCYYSTILSNTIGFIFCGVSVLAITAISVDRLLALMLRLRYRQVVTLRRVWVLVVFFWLFSSSFSITRLYKRRIAETITSIIMLLCLGTSTFCYIKIYLTLHRYKAQVKSNKSQGQPHESRIPLNIARYRKTVSSALWVQMTLLACYLPFAVVTGLRGVLGLHSTNFHRAHVVTITLLLLNSTLNPFLYCWKIKEVRGAVKDSINKLNCFPG from the coding sequence ATGAAGCCGGATTTCACTGAAATTGGAAACTGCACGAGAATTCAAGAGTTCTGTTTCTTGGCGAGCCTAAAGGAACCACTTCCAACAACTATTTCAGCATTGAATATTCTGCTTTCCATCACTGCTTTATTGGGGAATGTTCTGATTTTTGTCGCTCTTCGAAAAGTCTCTTCACTTCATCCGCCATCAAAACTTCTGTTCGGTTGCCTCGCAAGCACAGATTTCTGCGTGGGTCTATTTTCACATCCTCTTTTTGTAACCTTTATTTTCGCTCGAGAACATTCCAAACTGTGCTACTATTCTACCATACTCTCAAATACGATAGGTTTCATTTTTTGTGGGGTGTCTGTGTTAGCAATAACGGCAATAAGTGTAGACAGACTTCTCGCCCTGATGTTGAGGCTAAGATACAGGCAAGTGGTAACTTTGAGACGAGTATGGGTCCTCGTGgtctttttttggctttttagcTCTAGCTTTTCAATAACAAGGCTCTACAAGCGTCGCATAGCTGAGACGATTACCTCCATAATAATGCTATTGTGTCTAGGAACCTCCACATTTTGCTACATAAAGATTTATCTTACCCTCCACCGGTACAAAGCTCAAGTAAAGTCTAATAAGTCCCAAGGACAACCACATGAATCACGAATTCCACTGAATATAGCACGATACAGAAAGACCGTGTCTAGTGCTTTATGGGTACAAATGACTTTACTTGCTTGTTATCtaccatttgctgttgttacaGGCTTGCGTGGCGTGCTTGGGTTACACTCGACAAATTTTCACCGAGCCCATGTTGTAACGATTACTCTTCTTTTGTTGAACTCCACGTTGAATCCATTCCTGTACTGTTGGAAAATAAAAGAAGTGAGGGGAGCAGTGAAGGACTCCATCAACAAGTTGAACTGTTTTCCGGGTTAG